From Salinirubellus salinus, the proteins below share one genomic window:
- a CDS encoding DNA-directed RNA polymerase, which yields MYKRVRLRDTVEVPPEFLADVTPDLVKRLLQDKLEGRMDEEVGSVVSVVEVRDIGTGAVLPNRPGVYYEADFDAITFDPEMQEVVDGEVVEVVNFGAFVGIGPVDGLLHVSQISNEYLAFDDENQQLASRDSNRVLGVGDAVRTRIVTKSIDERNPRDSKIGLTAKQPGLGKDEWLEADRRRREAQTGD from the coding sequence ATGTACAAACGCGTACGACTCCGTGACACCGTCGAGGTCCCACCCGAGTTCCTCGCGGACGTCACGCCGGACCTGGTGAAACGACTGCTGCAGGACAAACTCGAGGGGCGGATGGACGAGGAGGTCGGCTCCGTCGTCAGCGTCGTCGAGGTGCGGGACATCGGCACGGGTGCCGTCCTCCCGAACCGTCCCGGCGTCTACTACGAGGCGGACTTCGACGCCATCACGTTCGACCCCGAGATGCAGGAGGTCGTCGACGGCGAGGTCGTCGAGGTCGTCAACTTCGGCGCCTTCGTCGGCATCGGTCCCGTCGACGGACTGCTGCACGTCTCACAGATCTCCAACGAGTACCTCGCGTTCGACGACGAGAACCAGCAACTGGCCTCTCGTGACTCCAACCGCGTCCTCGGGGTGGGCGACGCCGTCCGCACGCGCATCGTCACGAAGTCCATCGACGAGCGCAACCCGCGGGACTCGAAGATCGGTCTGACGGCGAAACAGCCCGGCCTCGGCAAGGACGAGTGGCTCGAAGCCGACCGACGGCGCCGCGAGGCGCAGACGGGGGACTAG
- a CDS encoding PIN domain-containing protein — translation MNVVLDTNALMMPVELDVRLFDELDRILPPGYELFVPEAVLDELAKLSSGAGTEATAASVGADLAERATPVEHDAPYADDAVLEVARELEATVVTNDRPLRDRLFEAGVPVIGLRGHNKLERNEP, via the coding sequence ATGAACGTCGTGCTCGACACGAACGCGCTGATGATGCCGGTCGAACTGGACGTGCGACTGTTCGACGAACTCGACCGCATCCTGCCGCCGGGGTACGAGCTGTTCGTGCCCGAGGCGGTCCTCGACGAGCTGGCGAAGCTCTCGTCGGGTGCCGGGACGGAGGCCACCGCCGCCAGCGTGGGGGCGGACCTCGCCGAGCGCGCGACGCCGGTCGAGCACGACGCGCCCTACGCCGACGACGCGGTGCTGGAGGTGGCCCGCGAGCTGGAGGCGACGGTGGTGACGAACGACAGACCGCTCAGAGACCGCCTGTTCGAGGCGGGGGTTCCCGTAATCGGTTTACGGGGGCACAACAAACTCGAACGCAACGAACCATAG